A region from the Phycodurus eques isolate BA_2022a chromosome 12, UOR_Pequ_1.1, whole genome shotgun sequence genome encodes:
- the sp5a gene encoding transcription factor Sp5a — translation MAAVAVLRNETLQAFLQDRTPNSSPENCKHSPLALLAATCNRIGHHHHHHHHHHHPSDLFQVPYDPATLGSPSRLFHPWTNEACSPPSNSTFGLASKPPQQPLGSFGPPHELPLTPPADPGYPYDFSPVKMLPCSMQSACPPTYVPAVSYAAPAPMPTFVTGHAAQRQLTPPNPAEDVPWWSLQQGNRFQLQRGLVLHGPAADFAQYQTQIAALLHTKSPLSTARRCRRCRCPNCQSASTSGGADEPGKKKQHVCHIPGCGKVYGKTSHLKAHLRWHSGERPFVCNWLFCGKSFTRSDELQRHLRTHTGEKRFVCPDCCKRFMRSDHLAKHVKTHQNKRSKCAPDVKREDSRNHFL, via the coding sequence GACCGCACTCCCAACTCTTCCCCGGAGAACTGCAAGCACTCCCCGCTGGCTCTCCTGGCCGCCACCTGTAACCGCATCgggcaccaccaccaccaccaccatcaccaccaccacccgtCCGACTTGTTCCAGGTCCCTTACGACCCCGCCACGCTGGGCTCCCCGTCGCGCTTGTTCCACCCGTGGACTAACGAGGCCTGCAGCCCTCCGAGCAACTCCACTTTCGGACTAGCCTCCAAGCCCCCGCAGCAGCCGCTCGGCTCGTTCGGCCCCCCGCACGAGCTGCCTCTCACCCCGCCCGCGGACCCCGGCTACCCGTATGACTTCTCCCCGGTGAAGATGCTGCCGTGCTCCATGCAGTCCGCCTGCCCGCCCACCTACGTGCCGGCCGTCAGCTACGCGGCGCCGGCCCCCATGCCCACCTTCGTCACCGGCCACGCGGCCCAGAGACAGCTGACGCCCCCCAACCCGGCCGAGGACGTCCCGTGGTGGAGCCTGCAGCAGGGCAACCGCTTCCAGCTGCAGCGGGGCCTGGTGCTTCACGGCCCCGCGGCGGACTTCGCCCAGTACCAGACGCAAATCGCGGCCCTTTTGCACACCAAGTCGCCCCTGAGCACCGCGCGCCGCTGCCGGAGGTGCCGCTGCCCCAACTGCCAGTCGGCGTCCACCTCCGGGGGCGCAGACGAGCCGGGCAAGAAGAAGCAGCACGTCTGCCACATCCCGGGCTGCGGCAAAGTCTACGGCAAGACGTCGCACTTGAAGGCGCACCTGCGGTGGCACTCGGGCGAGAGGCCCTTCGTGTGCAACTGGCTCTTCTGCGGCAAGAGCTTCACGCGCTCCGACGAGCTGCAGAGGCACTTGAGGACTCACACCGGCGAGAAGCGCTTCGTGTGCCCGGACTGCTGCAAGCGCTTCATGCGCAGCGACCACTTGGCCAAGCACGTCAAGACGCACCAGAACAAGAGGAGCAAGTGCGCGCCGGACGTCAAGAGGGAGGACTCGAGGAATCATTTTCTGTGA